The region CATAAGCAAAGCCCCGCTCTCCATCAATGGTCATCCCTTTGATGTCGCTGTACGTCCGAATGGCTCCTTCCGAGGCCAAAAATCCGATTACCAATTCATCTAGATGCGCCGGCGTGCAAACGACCGTCGCGAACTCCTCGCCGTTGACCATCACGGTCAACGGAAACTCGAGCGCAATCTCATCTTCCTCCTCAATGAAGCGCCTGTTCCGGTACTTCACGATCGGCCGCCGTTTCGCCGCAAACCCGCTCACCTTGCCATTCCCCCTTTCCATGCAAAATAAAGCCGCCGCCTTCCGGACAGGAGAACAAACTCACCCCTGTCAGCGAAAAGCGGCGGTAGTTTGCGCCCAGCACTTCTGCAGCGAAACCAACGCACATCCGTTTCCGAAACCTGCCTGCCAAGCGGCAAAACCGTTTAGCCGGCAAGGCTTCTCCTATTTCCATGTTGCTAACATTCATAAGCATACCACGAACGGCAGCGAAAAACAATTGTTTCTGTTCACAAAATCGTCACAATTCAATCGGTTTTTCAAATACAAAAACGGAAACAGCCATATCCTCTTCCACTTTAATATCACTGAACAAATAAAGAAGCTTCGAACCGACAAGCTCTTCCATGCCGTCCGGCACATGCTGGGCGTATACATCTTGAATCATTTTCGTTCTCGCCGCATGCACCATGTCCCGCCCTTCCGGCGTGCGGGCGATAAATTTTTCCGTCGGCGTCAAATTGCCGTGCAAAATGGTGATCGCCAAATTGTCAACAAAATACGTTTTGATTCGCTCCGGCCCTTTGCCAAACAGCTGTTTGCGCACTTTGCGCACAATATCGTTGAAAGCGGCTTCTTTTCTTGACATTCTCATCCCTCCTTGCGCTCAGCAGAAAAACTTCCGATCCATCCGTTGTGTTCTTCGTTTCGCCGTACTATAATAAACTATAGCAAATGTATACATAGTGGAAAAATAATAAGGCAAGAAGCGGCCTTGTTATTTTTCTACTAAATATAAAAAGTTTGGATTGGTTGTTTAGTACTGTGATGCTAAAGAACTACTCCACCACGATGAAGCATTCGTCTCGTCGCTGGTGGAGTTTTTTATTTTGACAAAGGGGGAACGACGATGGAAACGCAAACGGTGACGGTCACTATCAACGGGCGTGCCTGCCCCGCCAAGCCCGGGATGACGATTTTGGAAGTCGTCAATGAACACGGCATTCCGCATCCGCAAGTTTGTTATACACCAGAGCTTGGCGCCATTCAGACGTGCGACACGTGCATCGCCGAAGTCAATGGAACGCTGCTTCGCGCCTGTGCGACTCCGGTTGAGGACGGCATGGTCGTCGAGCTCAACTCGCCGCGGGCGAAAGCGGCGCAAAAAGAAGCGATGGACCGCTTGTTGGAAAACCATCTCTTGTACTGTACGGTGTGCGACAACAACAACGGCAACTGCAAGCTGCACAACACGGCGGAAGTGATGCAAATTGAACATCAAACGTATCCGTACCGGCCGAAAGTCGATCCGTCCGAAGTCGACATGTCGCATCCGTTTTACCGCTACGACCCGAACCAATGCATCGCCTGCGGGCAATGCGTCGAGGCGTGCCAAAACTTGCAAGTGAACGAAACACTTTCGATCGATTGGGAAGCGGAACGGCCGCGCGTCGTTTGGGACGGCGGAGTGCCGATCAACGAATCGTCGTGCGTCAGCTGCGGGCATTGCGTCACCGTCTGCCCGTGCAACGCGTTAATGGAAAAATCGATGCTTGGCGAAGCCGGGTTTCTGACCGCCCTAGATAAAGACGTGCTCAATCCGATGATCGACTTTGTCAAAGAGGTTGAACCGAACTATACGAGCATTTTTGCCATTTCTGAAATCGAAGCGGCCATGCGCGAACAGCGAATCAAAAAGACGAAAACGGTTTGCACGTTCTGCGGCGTCGGCTGTTCGTTTGAAGTATGGACGAAAGGGCGGAAAATTTTAAAAGTCCAGCCTGTATCCGAAGCGCCGGTCAACGCGATTTCCACATGCGTCAAAGGAAAATTCGGCTGGGATTTCGTCAACAGCGAAGAGCGCCTAACGAAACCGTTCATTCGCAAAGGCGATGTGTTCGTCGAGTCGACATGGGAAGAAGCACTCGATCTAGTTGCCGAAAAACTTGGCGCGATCAAGCGGCAATACGGGGGCAACGCCATCGGTTTTATTTCATCATCCAAAATTTCCAACGAGGAAAACTATTTAATGCAAAAGCTCGCGCGGCAAGTATTTGAAACGAACAACGTCGACAACTGTTCGCGCTACTGCCAGTCTCCCGCGACCGACGGCTTGTTCCGCACGGTCGGAATGGGCGGCGATTCCGGCACGATTCACGACATCGCCTCGGCTGGCCTTGTCATCATCATCGGCGCCAACCCGGCCGAAGGGCATCCGGTCATCGCCACCCGCGTCAAACGGGCGCATAAACTGTTCGGACAAAAACTCATTGTCGCGGACTTGCGCCGCAATGAAATGGCGGAGCGGGCTGACCTGTTCATCCGCCCGAAACAAGGCACCGACCAAGTATGGCTGATGGCCGTGACAAAATACATCATCGACCAAGGCTGGCACGATGAGGCGTTCATTCGCGAACGCGTCCATTTCTTTGAAGAGTTTAAACAATTGTTGGAAAAATATACGCTTGATTATGCCGAACAAGTCACCGGCGTCGCCAAAGCCGACCTCATCCGCATCGCCGAAATGATCCATGAAGCGGACGGCACGTGCGTCCTCTGGGGCATGGGTGTGACACAAAACACGGGCGGCAGCGACACATCGGCGGCGATTTCGAACTTATTGCTCGCAACCGGCAACTACGGGCGCCCGGGCGCCGGCGCGTTCCCGCTCCGCGGCCATAACAACGTCCAAGGCGCCTGTGACATGGGCTCGCTTCCTGCGTGGCTGCCTGGCTACCAACATGTCACCGATGACGCCGCGCGCGCGAAGTTTGAAAAAGCGTACGGCGTCCGCATCGATGCGAAACCAGGCCTTGACAACATCCAAATGCTCGAAGCGGCCGAGCGCGGCGAGCTGAAAGCGATGTATATCGTCGGCGAAGATATGGCGCTTGTCGACTGCAACGCCAACCATGTGCAAGAGACGTTGGCAAAGCTTGACTTTGTTGTCGTTCAAGACATTTTCTTGTCAAAAACAGCGCAATTTGCCGATGTCATCTTGCCAGCAGCGCCAAGTTTGGAAAAAGAAGGAACGTTCACGAATACCGAGCGCCGCATCCAACGTTTTTACCAAGCGCTGGAGCCTCTTGGCGACTCCAAGCCAGACTGGTGGATCATTCAAGAAATCGCGAAGCGGCTTGGCGCCGATTGGAATTACGCCGGTCCGAAAGAAATCATGGATGAAATTGCCAGCCTCGCTCCACTGTACTCACAAGCGCATTACGACCGGCTCGAGGGCTGGAACAGCCTTTGCTGGGGCAGCCACGACGGCGCTGATACGCCGCTGTTGTACAAAGAGCGGTTCAACTTCCCGGACGGCAAAGCCCGATTTGCGTTAGCCGATTGGGTCGAACCGGCGTCATATCCAGAAGAGTACGATTTGCTTGTGAACAACGGCCGATTGCTCGAACATTTCCATGAAGGAAACTTGACGTACAAATCAAAAGGCATCGAACATAAATTTCCAGAAGTGTTCGTCGA is a window of Geobacillus kaustophilus DNA encoding:
- a CDS encoding DUF2294 domain-containing protein — translated: MSRKEAAFNDIVRKVRKQLFGKGPERIKTYFVDNLAITILHGNLTPTEKFIARTPEGRDMVHAARTKMIQDVYAQHVPDGMEELVGSKLLYLFSDIKVEEDMAVSVFVFEKPIEL
- the fdhF gene encoding formate dehydrogenase subunit alpha; amino-acid sequence: METQTVTVTINGRACPAKPGMTILEVVNEHGIPHPQVCYTPELGAIQTCDTCIAEVNGTLLRACATPVEDGMVVELNSPRAKAAQKEAMDRLLENHLLYCTVCDNNNGNCKLHNTAEVMQIEHQTYPYRPKVDPSEVDMSHPFYRYDPNQCIACGQCVEACQNLQVNETLSIDWEAERPRVVWDGGVPINESSCVSCGHCVTVCPCNALMEKSMLGEAGFLTALDKDVLNPMIDFVKEVEPNYTSIFAISEIEAAMREQRIKKTKTVCTFCGVGCSFEVWTKGRKILKVQPVSEAPVNAISTCVKGKFGWDFVNSEERLTKPFIRKGDVFVESTWEEALDLVAEKLGAIKRQYGGNAIGFISSSKISNEENYLMQKLARQVFETNNVDNCSRYCQSPATDGLFRTVGMGGDSGTIHDIASAGLVIIIGANPAEGHPVIATRVKRAHKLFGQKLIVADLRRNEMAERADLFIRPKQGTDQVWLMAVTKYIIDQGWHDEAFIRERVHFFEEFKQLLEKYTLDYAEQVTGVAKADLIRIAEMIHEADGTCVLWGMGVTQNTGGSDTSAAISNLLLATGNYGRPGAGAFPLRGHNNVQGACDMGSLPAWLPGYQHVTDDAARAKFEKAYGVRIDAKPGLDNIQMLEAAERGELKAMYIVGEDMALVDCNANHVQETLAKLDFVVVQDIFLSKTAQFADVILPAAPSLEKEGTFTNTERRIQRFYQALEPLGDSKPDWWIIQEIAKRLGADWNYAGPKEIMDEIASLAPLYSQAHYDRLEGWNSLCWGSHDGADTPLLYKERFNFPDGKARFALADWVEPASYPEEYDLLVNNGRLLEHFHEGNLTYKSKGIEHKFPEVFVEVSPELAKERGIEDGALVRLISPYGRVKVRVLVTDRVRGNELFLPMHSTANESAINMLTGPQTDHRTNTPAYKQARVRMEVIERSGKTPLPRTNPRFKKRHPQNGVEVERKWRRSDYVPLTEENKGVTIGG